The Hippopotamus amphibius kiboko isolate mHipAmp2 chromosome 16, mHipAmp2.hap2, whole genome shotgun sequence genomic interval AGTATAACTCACTTTCAAGTATTGTTGTGAGGGGAGGGAGGTTATAGCTTTGCAGGTAAGGTTGTGGAACTAGGTGGACCTGGGGGCAAGTTgcagctctgccactttttaCCTGTGTGGCTTGGTGCCAGTGATTTCACCTTCTTGAGCCTCACCTCCCTTCTCTGTAAAACAAAGCCAACAGAACCTTCCTCAGAGAGTTTATGGGGGGGATTAGGTGAGTTAAGGATCCAGCCTGGACATGGGAAGCACTTAGGAAATTACCACTACTGTTTTTCTTAGCAGGTCTTCCTGTAACAAATACCAGCATTTATTGTGCCCTGTGGATTGTGCACATAAGCTTACTGAATACGCAAGGCAGTCCAAAGGGGTAGTTCCGTTgtaattctcattttacagaagaaaaaaaaaaccctgggatTTCAGGAGATGCTGTGTGCCTTGCTCCCCCAGAGTCTCAGAGCTCAGGTCAGAGCCCAGAATACAGCTCTTCATCCTACCCTGTCCTGCCATGTCACAGAGCTGACCCACCTCCTTCTCAGCCCTCAAGCAAcctccaccagggaagttcctttgTGGGCCCACTGCTTACAAAGGCCCTTCCTCCATCCCAGCTGAGCTGGCTATCTCACAGAGACCTGTTTTTTTCCAGCCGAGTTACAGCCAGCCACCTCCCTACAACCAGGGAGGTTACAGCCAGGGCTACACAgccccaccacctccacctccgcCACCACCTGCCTACAACTATGGGAGCTACAGCGGCTACAACCCAGCCCCTTacacccccccaccgccccctgcCGCACAGACCTACCCTCAGCCCAGCTATAACCAGTATCAACAGGTAAGTGCCAGAAGCGGGGCGGGTAGAATGGGGAGACTTTTAGGGGCCCCACATGGATGTGTATTCCCAGACCCATGTCCCTGCTTATCCCTAAAAAGATGGGCAGCCTTCTGGCCTCAGGCTGCTGTCTATCTGATATAGTATAGCTATTCCATTTGTGAACACTTCTACACTGGCTGCTAAGTAACTGCcatcccagctcctctccccagTGCAGCAAGCAAAGGGCTAGCAGGGGGCCTGAAACCCTGCTTCAGCACCATGGCCAGTGTCCATTCTGATTGGCTGATGCCACCGTGCctgttttttagtattttgaacATGGTATCTGGCTATACCTGAAAGGGCATTAAGTTGGCAAGCCAGGAGACCTGGGCTTCAGTCTGTAACTGCTCACCCATGTGGCATCAGGTCATTCACTTGTCTTCCCAAGGTACCTTGATTTCTGTCAGGAGACCTGTGTGTCAGCTGTCATCATGGCACCCATCTCCAcagtgggtgagggtggggtcAGGGGAGGAGTCAGATGTGGGTCTGGATGAACGACAATCTTGTGCTCTTGGTTTCTCTCTCCCcagtatgcccagcagtggaaccAGTACTATCAGAACCAGGGCCAGTGGCCGCCGTACTATGGAAACTATGACTACGGGAGCTACTCCGGGAACACACAGGGGGGCACAAGCACACAGTAGCCAGTGTGTCCTGGAGGCCCCTGCCGGCTTCCTCCACCAGCGCCCACCTCGGCCCCCCTTGCCCACCCCCACCGGGTCCCGTGGTGCTGGGGGACGGGTCCTCCCAGGGCTGCCTCCCCTCTGAGGGGCTCTTCCCCCACACAGGGCGGGGCATTTTCTTCTGGATTCAAACAGGCAACAAtgaccttttattttgtttgtcccccaccctcctcttcctcttcctcctttttgacTAAAGACCCCCCCCACCCTTGGTCATACAGTGAGGCTacagggctgtggggagggccCCGTCCTGTCCTCTCgtcccagccctgctccagcccctcagcTTCCCAGACTCTCATGCAGTTGGTTGTAAATTCTTCCAGGAGCTGTTTTACTGTCTACttttgaggatttaaaaaaaaaaaatcaaaaacttaaaaacacacacacgtttgaaaaagcaaaatgcagaaggaggaagaagtgacagatttttttggtaattatgctttttttttttttaatttttagaatttgtctgtttttactGTGGGTCGGCTGTTGATATTTCATCAGGATAACCATTTCTTTGCTGAGTTCAGGTGACTGGGGAAGAGCCACAccctcaaaacaaaacacaaaaccacagAATCATCTTTAACCTAACTTTTTATACAATGTCTCAGTTTCCCGTAACTTTGCACACGAGCTTCTGTGTTGAGTTGAATTGTACCTGCTTTTTGTATTTGGAGAGAGTGTGACTATTGAACTTGAAACCTTTTATTCCGGGCGTCTTGGTAGTTTCTGGTGGGATTAAGCGGGTGAGGGAAGAAGGGAGTTGGGGGGCTCCTTCCTTTAAGAACATGAGGTTTCTCCCACTGCCTCCTCTCCAGAGATCTCCCAGGTGTCAGACCTAAAGGTTTTCCTGCAGTGATCCTCTGATTATTTTTACTTCCCCTTGACCCATATGTTTTAACAGGACTTTAACAAACTGCACTTATTAAGAAATGTGTttgccctgttttgttttgttttgttttgtttttgttttgttttcaataaatgaCATGGCACCTCCTAGCAGGAAGGAAGCAGGGTTTCAACCCTGAAGTGTAACTGCAGTTGGCCTTTAATTGGGGTGGGGGCCTTTTCAAAGGGacattatttactcattcattaaaCACTTATTGTGGGATTTGTGTGCCTGTCCCCGTCTTTGGTGCTGGGGATGCCCCCTTAAACCTGGGGCCCTCAGTTTAACATCCACTAGTTCATTTTTAAAGTGGGGCTATGTTCTCTGCTCTTTCCAGTTCACCCACAGTCCCAAATCCCTCCTGGAATTTGGGAGCAGGAAGGATGGAACAGGTCCCTAGGCAGAGAGTGAGGTAGGGTGATGGTTAGAAACTAGGGCTGGACTTTTGGGGTCATGGGGACTTTTGGGTGTGACTGCCCATCCACATTAGGCCTGGCTGCGTGCTGGACTTAGGATGGTTCCTGACTACACTTCTGGATCCAGGCTAGCAGGGGTTCCAGGAGGTTCTTTATCCAGCCAGTAAGTGTTAGGTACTTGCTCTGTTCCTCACCCACCCACTCTGGACAGTGCCTAGGACACAGCATGACCAAGGCAGTTCTGGACCCTGCCCTCATGGGGCCCTCAGTCCAGAGGTAACATGGACCTGTCATGGAAGGGTGACAGCACCAAGATCAGCTGTGAGAGTGTGGGGTAGGGGGTgtggtgaggtgagggtgagagcttcctggagaaggaatattttctaaaaacaggaATGAGCTGGGATAAAAGGCTTTCTGATTGCATCCCCACAGCCTATCCTCCTTCCCCAGCAACTTGAGTCATTTCTTCGTTCTCTGTAGGCATGCTGTGCTCCTGGCCCCTTGTGAAGGACAAGGCTGGGGCACAGGAGTGGCCAGTTCAGCCACATGTCTTCCCTTGTGAAGGGGACACAGCCtacaaaaaaggaaggaggaaggctgACTACTTTTGAGGTCAGATGTGAGGCATCTGAACATGACATGGAGCCAAGGTTGATGGCTAGTTGGGCTAAAAGGGACCCTAGGTGGCCTCTCCTTACTGAGGGAGGGCCTCAGGTCCTCTAGGCTGGGAAGTCCCCTTGCCTGCAGGTCCATGCGTTGGGCAACAGTGCCCTCTGCTGGCCTCTCCTGGCAATATGTCTGTGTAGTTAGTCCCCATCTATTCCAAGTGGCAAAGGAGCCACTTTCCTCCAGATCTCTTATCCTGGGAATGTAAACAGGAAGTTATTCCTCTGCTTCTGGCCATAATATCAGGGTTACTGCACCAGCCTCCTCACAGATCTCTCTGACCTCCAGTCTCTTACCCTGATACCCCCTGCTGGCTCCTCACAGGATAAAGGAGCTCAAGCCACTTAATATGGCTTACAGGCCCCATGTGCCTGGCCCCTGGTGACCTCACTGGCTTTATCTTTTTACCACCCCCCTTTCAAACTTAAGATCACTGGGTTGTTCTGGGGGAGTCACAAAGCCCTTGTAGAATCTAAATGCCATGAACTGCCTTGGAAATAATATGTGTATGTGGAATTTTGCGTAAAGATTCGTGAGGTTCTCCAATCCTTGCAGCCCGACCATGGCCTTCAAGTTAGAATCCTCTCCTGTTCCCTGACCATACTGAAGTCCTTGCAGAAACCAGAACAATGGATGCCTGCTTTCCCCTCCAGGGATTTGGCTTACCCACCCTCCTACATGGAACCCTTCACTAGCCTCTTATCCTGATTTCTGTTCATCTTTCCGGTCTCAGTTTGGGTGTCCTTTACCCTCAGAAAAGAACCTTCCCTGGGCCCtccaggctggggtgggcagCTCCTTTAGCTGGACCTCTGCGTCCAGCAGCCCTGCCCACTCAGGATCACTGGTAACACTTGAATGTGAGTCCCTAGCCATCACCTAGGGCAAATCAGGACCAAGGTTTCTCCACACCTGCAGATTCTTCAGATCCTGGGAACACAAAGTGGGAAGTTCATTCTGTGACCTCACCACCTATCTCATGTTAACCAGGGACTGGGTGTGATGACAGACGCAAGCGATAAGActtagtaaacattttttttttaaggggcattttttttttttttagaacttttattgagatacagttaacatacaataaagtgcatatatttagagcgcacagtttggtatcccaatctcccaaatatTCTTTGAGGTGGTGAAGAAATAGGATAGACTGGGGTCTAAACCAGAGCCCAAGACCTCAGAGGCCCAGGAGGGTGGTCATTCAACCCAAATTAAGCATGCTGGGCTCTGGAGTCACAACAGCGCACAGCTTGAACAATCCTTCCCTCCTGATGTTCAGATAGCGGGGAGGAGTGTGGCGCGGAAGAGTCTATCTGACCTTGCCGCCCTTTTCCTGCCTGGCTAGGGTGGGCGGGGCCGGAAGGAAACACGCATGCGCGTAAGGAAATGCGCCTTCGTCCCGGAACTTTGGTTCCTGGTACCGCGGGGCACCCGGCCCCGGGAGTGTGCTCGGCCGGAAGTGGCCGCTGAGGAGCTGCGGCAGGGTTAGGTGTGTGGCGTTCGCCGCTGCGGGTAACAAGTCGTAGAGAATCGGGATGGAGGCCGTTGCGACTGCGACGGCGGCGACGGAACCCGGTGAAGGTGAGATCCTGGCCACGCGGAAGCGGCGGGAGGATGGGGTTGCGGTGTCACTGGGAAATGATTCCCCGTGAAGGCGAAGAAGGACTCTTTAAAAGGGGACACCTGCCCTCGGCCTTACCTGTCCCCTTCACCACTTTGTCCAGATTAACCCCTTTCGTTGCAAGCTGACCTCCTTAACCCCATCTGCTCCCCCGAAATTAACCTCTTGCAAGTTTCAGCCAGTTCTTTCCGTGTCCCAGGTTAATCCAGTTCCTTATCAAGCTAACTCTCAGGCTAGCATAAACCTCTCCCCGTCCTGGGCTAACTCTCCCATTGTCCCAGCCAACCGTGCTTCTCAAGTTGTCTCCTTCCCTTGCCTTCtcctgtggcatgcaaactctagCCCATACTAATGGCTCCCCCCATTTCATTCTAATTCTCCTTCTCCGAAAGTCCACAGTCCCATCTGCTCCCTCAGGGTCGTTTCCATTTCTGtgctcccccacctctctcttttgcattttccatctctttatttcTGCTGATGCCTCCCCATCAGTACCTAAAATGCTTGTGTTGTGCTCATCTTAAAATTCTGTCCTGGTGCTTCAAAGTCATCCCTTGTGGGGTGAGGTGCCCGTTGGGAGGTTGGTTGAAACATCACTGGACAAGAATTGGTCATTGTTGAAGCTGGATGATgggtatggggggtggggggggcaggggggcgtaGTCTCTTCTTCTGTGCATGTGTGAAGTTTTCCATAATAATAAGACAGAAGTTTTAacctaaaaagaaaatctgtcccTTGATTCCATGCTGCCTTCCAGATACCATTTATCTTCTCCAAAGAGTCATCCACACTTACCTCCGtttcctcccttcccatccaCTGTCATCTGACTTTTACCTTCAGAAGTTGCACCGATTAGGGCCCCCAGTGACCTCCCCGGTGTAGTTAAACCGAGTCACCCTGTTCAGTTTTTTCCTTATTAGACTACTTGGAGAATTCAATGCCATTGACCCTTCCATCCTTATTGAAAGTTTTCCTTTGGTGTCTGTGACACCACTCTTTCTAATATCCTTCCTATCTCTCGGGCTCCTCCTGCTCAGCtagtattagtttcctgtggctgctatgGCAAAcgaccacaaactgggtggcttaaaacaacagaagtttattctctcacagtcctggaggccagaaatctgaaatcattATCACTgggttgaaatcaaggtgtcagcaggcccGTGGAGGGCGCCCTcagaggctctaagggagaacCCATTCCTACCtattctagcttctggtggctcctggcattccttggtttgtggccacatcactccagtctctgcttctgtctgtCTTCACCTTGCCTTCTCCGCTGTGTGTGTCAGATCTCCCTCTTACAGGACACTTATAatggcatttagggcccacctggataatccaggatttTCCTCTATCTCAAGATCCATAACTTAGTCACATCTGCAGATAacgcccccccttttttttgccaCAGAAGGTAACATTCACGGGTTCCAGGAATTAAGACATGGCTATCTTTGGGGGGCCATTTTTTagcctctcaccacctccttcACAGACGCGTCTCTCCCCATCCAATCAGGACTCTTTCTTGGCCCCTCTTCTGTTTTCATCCCTCACATACTCCCCCTTACCCTCCCGTGACTTCTTATTTCTTTCAGCTTTACTGCTTTTCTTTGCTCCGACGACTCCCATAACTCTGTCCGCAGCTCAGCACTTCTCTCCTGAGAAGTCTCTAGCCCCATGTAACAGCAGTCTTGTAAATGCCTCCCCTTAGATGTCTCCTGGGCCCGTCATACCGTCCATGTCCCAAACTGGCCTCAGCATCTTTCCCCAAACTTGCTCCGCATACATGTCTCTGTATCAGGGACAGTTTGACCAGTCCCCTGGCCAGAGCCCTGGACCGTAACTGGATGCCTCCCTTACCTCCCAGCCCTTCAGTCCCATGGCTTGTCCTACATGGTGTCCCAAGCATCTTTTTAACCACAACTCCCTCCTATCCCCTCCTCCACAGCCCCTTACCTGGTCCTTACCTTCTCTTGCCTCCATGGTTAAAACCCTCCCTGAAACCCATTGCACCTATAACCACCACCCTGTTTCTCTTCCCCATCCCAGCCAAGCTACCTAAAGGAGTTGTCTCTACTTCCTGTCTTCActtatttcctgctttctctaGCCTTGCTCCAATTGCCACCACTTTTAAGAAGCAGCTCTCACCAAGGTTTGCCCAGCACTCAGCTTTTCTGTTCCCAGTGCCTGTACTGTCTTTGACCTTGCCTGTCTTTTGCTGTCAGACAGGGTGCTCCCCAGGAGCTGAATTAGATCCCTCCGTGGATCCTCAGCATTGCCCAGCTCAGGGCCCGGCATAGATTTATTGTTGCTGAAGAGTGGTTGGACGGATGTATAATTGAgaaggagagaatgaatgaatgactgaaccAGTTAGTGAACGCATTGATGATTTCATGAACAAGGGAAAAGGCAAAATTGAGCAAATCAATGAATGAAGTGGTCAAGGACCAAGTAAACACACCAAGCAcactcctacctcagggcctttgcactggctgttccctctgcccgtTCCCACAGAAATCTCGTGACTCAGTCCCTCGCCACCTCTGGTCTCTACTGACTTGTCACTTTTTTGACAAGGCCTTCTCTGACTGTCCATTTAAAAGTTGCAGCCTCAcccccattccctcctccttcccgcTTTATTTTCCTACACAGCTCTTGGAACCACCTGAcacactgtatgttttcacttgtCTGTGTTCCCCGCTAACCTGTCAACCTCTTGCTTACTGTGGTATCTCTAGGGCCTAGAACGGTGCCCagaatatagtaggtgctcaatagatgTGAAATGAGTGAGTGATTGAGCACCCAGTCCCCTtcacccgcccccccacccgcaaTCCCTTCCCTGGACTGACTgatctcccctccccccgcagGCTGCACGGAGCCCAGTCCTGGGCACTGGGGGGAGCTGAGCTGGACGCCGGTCCCATCCAGACTCCAGGACAAGGCAGAAGCAGCAGAGGGAGAGCCAAGGGCCCTAGACGCTGACCCTCCTGAGGTTGAGGACGCGGCAGTGAGTGCCATGCTGCGTGCCGTGGCTGCCAGCCGCCTGCCCGTGTGCAGCCAGCAGCAGGGCGAGCCTGACCTGACCGAGCAGGAGAAGGTGGCCATCCTGGGCCAGCTGTACCATGAGAAGCCGCTGGTGTTCCTGGAGCGTTTCCGCACAGGCCTCCGGGAGGAGCACCTGGCGTGCTTTGGCCACTTGCGCGGTGACCACCGTGCAGACTTCTACTGTGCCGAGGTGGCCCGGCAAGGCACCACCCGCCCCCGCACCCTGCGCACCCGCCTGCGTAACCGCCGCTACGCTGCCCTGCGTGAGCTCATCCAAGGTGTGGGGGCGGACGGGCTGGATGagaggggagactgaggcagaggaagTAAGAAACTAGGATACAAGAGCAGAAACACCAACAGATCCTGGGAGATAAGTTTTAagcagagacacagggagagacagagacagaaatgtgAGCTGACAGGGTGAGATAGGGAGAGACAAACAGGGACCCGCAGGGAGAGAATGGGACAGGCAGTGAGAAGGGTCAAAATTTAGTAAATGACAAAAGTGCCATTTCAGACCAGCGGGCCGAGGACACAGCATCCAGCACTGTGATAACTGGCTACCCATCAGGGAAACTAGCTTCCTACCTCACACTGTACATAGAGGCATTGACAGAAACCCAGGGGAATATGTTCATGACCCAGGGGAGGCAAAGTCCtcttgaaaaagacaaataagaaaagcATGAAGGAAAACATCAGtacctttttctatttttttatttttttttaaattttgtaacatTGGTACTTTTTTGACCATGATGTAATTATAGGCAGCTCTGTGACCAAAGAcaccaaaactaaaataaaagatgagagTATATGAAGGAAAGAGTGAGTTAAGATTCTAGTTAGGGAGAAGGCACAGGCTGTAGAAAAAGGGATCCGGGAGGCGTGGGACACAGTGACAGATGAGGAGCAGGGATGAAGAGAGGACGGaggatgaggaaatgaaggcagtGGGGTTAGATGGCAGAGACTGAGAaagccagagagacagagatgggtgcggacagaggggcagaggaggggagggagaaactgagacccagagagaatGACGGTGAGAAatagggagaagggagggaaacaGAATGTGGTGGGAAACACTGGGAACAGAGAGATGGGGATAAGAGAGAGAAGGCAAGACGGAGGGCAGGATGGGGATGGGCAGGGGATTCCTGGGCTCTGAGGGCGGGGCTAGGACCAGcggtgggaggggctgggcagaCTTAACTGTTATCTAAGGGACAGAGCCCCCTCTGCAGGAAGAGGCAGCCAGGGGAGGTGTGAAGTCCCTGGGTTTGGGGAGTGGGGAAGCTGGGCCCACCTGTGGGGTGGCTGCAGAGAGGAGCACTCTGGGGAGAGGTGAGATCTGGGGTCTGGAAGACCAACAGGGACCCCTACACCTGGGCAGATGCCCTGCAAGGCCTGATCCTGTGCACACACATGCCTGCTCCCTGCAGATGTACACTTAAGTGCCCAGCAGTGCAGGCGCATCCAGGCATGTGCACCAACAGCCAGAAGAGGGCTCAGCAGACAGGCACACACAGCCTACACACTGGCTCCCGTGTGCAGTGTACCTGCCTGCGACGTCCTGAcaccagccccgccccgcccccccccccccccccccacacacacacacatacacacacaggggAGATGTGAGTCCTGCCCAGGCACAGTTGTTCGTGGGCCCTAGGCCACCAGTGCCTTGGGGGCCAGGATGTCCAGCGACCTGACTGTGCACCCTACATGTTTGGATACATGAGTCCACACGTAGACACAGGCCCGGTGGCACACACGTGCTCAGACACGTGCACGCGTCCTCGTGGTCACAACCTCAAACATCTGCGCCTGTTTTCCTGCATTCCTGAATGTGGACGATCACACTCACACTTGTGTGTCTGTGGCTTCCTGTCAGCGAGGCCCCATACCTAGGGGGCCACAGGTCTGCCTGCCCAGGCACACTcaccctccacccagcccctcaCCTGGCCCGCGGGCCCCTGACCCCGTGCCCACCCTGTCTCCCCCGTGCAGGGGGCGAGTACTTCAGCGATGAGCAGATGCGGTTTCGGGCTCCGCTGCTGTACGAGCAGTACATCGGGCAGTACCTGACCCAAGAGGAGCTCAGCTCCCGCACCCCGGCCCTCCAGCCGCCCAAGCCCGGCCCCCCCGGCACGCCCGCCTGCCCGCTCTCCGACCTGCTGCTCCAGTCCTACCAGGAGCGCGAGCTGCAGCAGCGGCTGCttcagcagcaggaggaggaggaggcctgtttggaggaggaggaagaggaggaggacagcGACGAGGAAGGTGAgggccggcagcagggaggccccCGAGTCTGcacaccccagccccaggcttgTGTGTCTCAGCTCCACGGCACCAGGCTGGGCCCACCTGCAGGGGCAGACGTCACATCCCTGCCCTGAGTGCCCTGGCTTTCCCGTCCTCTCCAGCACGCCTGTCCCCACTCCTCAAAGGCGCCAGGCGATCCTTCACCTCCAGGCCTTCGCTCATGCCATTCCCTCCTCCAGGGGTCCTTCCCTTCACCACCCCTCGGGGGTCAGGTCCTGACCCTGCTCTCTGGCCTCCAGAGCACTGCATTGTCCTGTGTTTGATGTGTGCCCTGGGAAGGTGGGGACGGGGCCGTCTTGGTCACTGCTGTGTTCTCAGTGCCACCCAGCACGAAGGACGCAGCTCTCTGTGGAGATGTGTTCAGTGCAGCCCTCACACACGCCACCCTGGGTGTCTCCCCGCTACAGACCAGAGGCCTGGCAAAGACTCGGAGGCCTGGGTCCCCGACTCAGAAGAGAGGCTGATCCTGCGGGAAGAGTTCACCAGCCGGATGCACCAGCACTTCTTGGACGGCAAGGATGGGGACTTTGACTACAGGTGCTCCCATGCCCTTCCCACTCCCCCGTCCCCTAGCCTGGCACCCCGCAGGCTCTGGGGTCGCACAGCCTAAGGGTTTCAGATCAGAGCTAGGAATAGCCTTGTCTACCTCCGAGCCTCAGTCCCCTCACCTAAAGGAGGGGAGTGAGCAGGGCTGACATTCAACTCCATGTTGATAAAACACTGAAACATTCCCATTCGGGTAGATGGTGGTGGTGACCTGGTAGGATGCCACTACCgcaggcaacctaaatgtcccccAGGACCCCGAACCTCCTCATGCTGCGGGAAGTAATCCCTGGCAGGGTAACACCTGGCGTGGAGGGGCCTGCAGTGGGTGCCCATGCATTGCTGGTTGTTAATTTCTCCAGTAGAACCCCAGGGATAAGATACCTGGGCCACCTGCTTTGGAAAAGGATTTTGCCATCAGGGAAAAGGACACAGGTGAGTGAAGTATCAGAGTAAAAGATAAATGGTTTTGTCAACTGGGGCAGCCTCGCCTTGTGGTCCGGAACAAAGGGCCCTGGTTTTAAACCCAGACCCCGTGACATACGAACAAGCGGACCCTTGGGGGCCTCATCAGtagaaggaggggtggggtgtTAGAATTGCCACAGCCAGAGCAGCACCTGGTACCAGAGCATCACTGGTCCAGTCTGGGATCCCCGGCTCCAGAGGTGAGCCTGGCTGATGCACTTGTACTCTGATTGCTCTCTGTGTTCCACACAAAGCAGTGAGTAGAGTCCCTGGACCGTAGGGAGCCCCCAGTAAGGGCATCACTGCTATCATAAAGCCAGGTGTCCATGAGGAAGTCAGGCCTGGCGTGAGGaatggggagtggtggggaccGAAGCCTGTCCCCTCTCTGGGGGGCAGCTGCTGGGCTGCATTCAGCAGGTGCTCAGCGCTGCTGAGTCCGGACTGTCCGGACTCTGGGGATCAAGCAGAGAGCAAAACCGATGGAAGGGTTTCCTGCCCTGAAGGGTCCCACTCTAGTGAGGAAGGCAAGGAGGCATCTAGTGGTGATGGGGCCAGGAAGAAACACAAAGCAGGATcaaggccttgggggtggggggagagtgacGAGGTGGCCAGAGAAGGCTCTCTGAGCAGATGGCATTTGAGAAAAGACCTGCAGGAGGTGAGGGGTAAGCGACATAAATCCCCAGGGGAAGCGCGTTCCCGGCAGGGGGAGCGCGTTCCCGGCAGGGGGAGCAGCTGCAGGAGCCTCGAGGGGCACAGAGGAACAGCAAGGCGGGCAAGGGGCAAGGGGTAGGCTGTCTCATCAGGGCTGGCAGGGCCAGACGGGACAGGGCTTCCTGCAGGGAAGAGCACGCGAGGGAGCCTGGGAGGGTTCGGAGAAGAGCCAGGGGTCCTCTTCACAACTGAGGGCGCGGTCTCTCAGCTGGGGCTCCGTagggcctggggctgggtgaTCCTTTGTGCGACTGCGCGGTGTGCAGTGGGTCTTGAGCAGCGGCCCGCCGCCTCCTGCTGGATGGCAGTAGCAGCCCCCCACGTTGTAGCAACCAGAAAGTCTCCCG includes:
- the CCDC97 gene encoding coiled-coil domain-containing protein 97: MEAVATATAATEPGEGCTEPSPGHWGELSWTPVPSRLQDKAEAAEGEPRALDADPPEVEDAAVSAMLRAVAASRLPVCSQQQGEPDLTEQEKVAILGQLYHEKPLVFLERFRTGLREEHLACFGHLRGDHRADFYCAEVARQGTTRPRTLRTRLRNRRYAALRELIQGGEYFSDEQMRFRAPLLYEQYIGQYLTQEELSSRTPALQPPKPGPPGTPACPLSDLLLQSYQERELQQRLLQQQEEEEACLEEEEEEEDSDEEDQRPGKDSEAWVPDSEERLILREEFTSRMHQHFLDGKDGDFDYSTVDDNPDFDNLDIVARDEEERYFDEEEPEDAPSPELDGD